A window of Halopseudomonas sabulinigri genomic DNA:
CTTGTCGGGCAACTGGCGATCGGTGATATAGCGGTGCGACAGCTTGGCAGCGGCAATGATGGCGCCGTCGGTGATGGTGATCTTGTGGTGCACCTCATAGCGCTCTTTCAGGCCACGCAGGATCGCGATGGTGTCCTCTTCGCTCGGCTCATCCACCAGAACTTTCTGGAAACGACGCTCAAGCGCAGCATCTTTTTCGATGTACTGGCGGTATTCATCCAGCGTGGTGGCGCCAACACAGTGCAGCTCGCCGCGCGCCAAGGCCGGCTTGAGCATATTGCCGGCATCCATCGACCCTTCGGCCTTGCCGGCGCCCACCATGGTGTGCAGCTCGTCGATAAACAGGATAACCCGGCCTTCCTGCTTGGAAAGCTCATTGAGTACGGCCTTGAGCCGCTCTTCAAACTCGCCACGGAACTTGGCGCCAGCAATCAGCGAGCCCATGTCGAGCGACAGCAGACGTTTGTCTTTCAGGCCATCCGGCACCTCACCGTTAACGATACGCTGCGCCAAGCCCTCGACAATGGCGGTCTTGCCCACGCCAGGCTCACCAATGAGTACCGGGTTGTTCTTGGTGCGGCGCTGCAATACCTGAATGGTTCGACGAATTTCGTCATCACGGCCGATCACGGGGTCGAGCTTGCCGTCCTCGGCCTTTTTGGTCAGATCAACGGTGTATTTGTCGAGCGCCTGGCGCGACTCCTCCGCGTTGGCGTCATTTACGGCTTCGCCACCGCGCAGGTTGTTGATGGCGTTCTCCAGAGCCTTTTTCGAGACGCCCTGCCCCAGCAGAATCTTGCCGGCACTGGTCTTGTCGTCCATGGCCGCGAGCAATACCAGCTCGCTGGAGATAAATTGATCACCGCGCTGCTGTGCCAGGCGATCAGCCTGGTTGAGCAGGCGCGCCAGATCCGTGGACATGCTCACGTCGCCGGTCGGATTGGTGACGGTGGCGAGTTTGTCGAGCGCGTTGCCGAGTTCACTGCGCAGGGTATTGATGTCAAACCCGACCTGCATCAACAGCGGCTTGATCGAGCCCTGCTGTTGCTCAAGCAGAGCCACCAACAGGTGCAGCGTATCAATCTGGGAATGGTCACGGCCCACGGCGAGCGATTGCGCGTCGGACAAGGCGACTTGTAATTTGCTGGTCATACGGTCAATACGCATGGCATTCGTCCTGTATTAAAAGGCCCGATTCGACGCAGCGAGACGGGCAAAGTCATTGTGCATGACAGTTTAATAAGGACGATTATCGCGCTTTCAAGGCAGCAAACCCTGATAAGGGTCAATTTTTTGTCGCTTACGACAACCAGATCAATGACGCGAAGCGCCCGGTCTTACCATCGCGGCGGTAGGAGAAGTAGCGTGCAGGCTCGCTGACCGTACACAGGCCACCGCCATACACCGCGGTAACACCCGCCTTGGCCAGCCGCTGCCGCGCCAGTTGATAAATATCCGCCAGATAATGCCCCTCGCGGCTGGACGGCACAAATGCAGCCTGCGCCTGGGCATCATGCGCAATGAAGGCGTCGCGTACCTCCGGACCAACCTCGAACTCCTGTGGCCCGATGGCCGGCCCAAGCCAGGCCATCAGGGCATAACCGGGGCTTCCCATACTGCTCACCGTCAGCTCCAGAATACCCTCCAGCAAGCCACGCCAGCCTGCATGAGCAGCCGCCACGCGAGTACCATCCTTGTTGCAAAAGAGTACCGGCAGGCAGTCGGCGGTCATTATGGTACAGGCGATCTGCCGCTCGTTGGTCCAGCTGGCGTCGGCGTCGGCCACCTGATCGGGATTGGCCTTGCAGGCCAGGGTGCTATGGGTCTGATTCAACCAGGCCGGTGTACAGCCCAGCACGCGCTGCAACTCCGCCCGATTGGCAGCAACGTGGGTCGGCTCATCGCCCACATGGGTACCCAGATTGAACCCCTTCCACGGACCTTGGCTACAGCCACCCCGGCGGGTGGTGATACAGGTACGGACATTGGCGGGCGCCGGCCATTCGGCGCTGATCCACAGTGGGCTCATTCGGCGATCTCACCATCCTCTTTCAACAACGCCAGCAAATGCTGCATATCGGCTGGCAGCGGCACCTGCCATTGCATGGTGCGGCCATCAACCGGGTGCAGCAGCTCCAAACGCCGTGCGTGCAGCGCCTGGCGGGGGAATTCACGCAACTCTCGAATCAGTTCGGGGCTGGCGCCGGGCGGAATACGCAGGCGACCGCCGTAGGTAGGATCGCCGACCAGCGGGAAGTAAATATGGCTCATGTGTACGCGAATCTGATGGGTACGGCCGGTTTCCAGCTTCACCTTTACATGGGTGTGCGCGCGGAAGCGCTGGATGACGCGGTAATGACTGATCGCCTGCTTGCCGCCGGCTACCACCGCCATTTTCTGGCGCTGGCTACCGTGTCGGGCAATCGGCTGATCGACCTTGCCGCCCGCGGTCATCACGCCGACGACCACACACTCGTACTCGCGGCTGACACTGCGCGCCTGTAGTTGCGCTACCAGATCGGTTTGCGCCTCGATGGTCTTGGCCACCACCATCAGCCCCGTTGTGTCCTTGTCCAGTCGGTGCACAATGCCCGCGCGCGGCACTTTGGCCAGCTCGGGGGCGTGGTGGAGCAGCGCGTTCAGCAGAGTCCCGTCCTGATGTCCGGCCGCCGGATGAACCACCAGGCCCGCCGGCTTGTTGATCACCAGCAGCGCATCGTCTTCATAGAGGATGTCCAGTGCGATGGCTTCAGGTTGCCAGTCGCCCTGCAATTCACGTTCGGCATCCAGCGTCAGCTGTTCGCCGCCGTAGACGGTGTCACGGGTGCGCTTCTGCTCGCCATCGACCAGCAAGCTGCCGTCCTTGATCCAGCCCTGCAGGCGTGAACGCGAGTGGTCGGGGAACAATTGCGCCGCCACCTGGTCTAGGCGTTGACCACCCGACTCGGGACTTACCTGTGCAGACAAAAGAATACGATCGGACATGCGGAGCTCACTGGATGGTGCGGGGGACGTAGAAGCAGATGCAATCCCTTTTGGTTTCGCCTCTGCGCTGTGGTTAAATACGGCTTTTCCCGGTTTGCCGGGACTGCTGCACAAGCCCCAACTATAACAGGACGGCTGCTGTGGAAACAGCGTGGTGCCGCCCATTCGGATGTCATGATATGTCGCTGAAACATCTCCTGCTGGTCGGTCTGCTCGCCTTTGTCGCCGCCTGTTCCTCCAACAAGCCAGTCATTGACGAGTCGCTTAGCGAATCTGAACTGTACCGCAAGGCGCAAACCGATCTGGACGCAGAAAACTACGCGCCGGCCATCGAGACGCTACGTGCGCTGGAGTCCCGCTATCCCTTCGGTCGCTATGCCGACCAGGCACAGTTGGAGCTGATCTACGCCTACTACCAGAATCTTGAAGCCGAAGCCGCTACTGCCTCTGCCGATCGTTTCATCCGCCTGCACCCGCAGCACCCGAATGTCGACTACGCCTATTACGTCCGCGGACTGGCCTCCTTTACCCGCGACCAGGGCATCTTCGAGCGCTTTCTGCCGCTGGACATGACCCGCCGCGATCCCGGCGCTGCGCGTGATTCGTTCAACGACTTCGCCCAGCTGATCAACCGTTATCCCAACAGCCAGTACGCGCCCGATGCACGCAAACGCATGGTTTATCTGCGCAACCTGCTGGCCGATTACGATGCTCACGTTGGCCACTATTACCTCAAGCGCGGCGCCTATCTCGCCGCCGCCAACCGCGGTCGCTACATTGTCGAGAACTACCAGCAGACCCCTGCGGTAGGCAACGGCCTGGCGCTGATGGTAGCCGGCTATGACCGCTTGGCCATGTACGACCTGGCCGACAGCGCGCTGGAAACGCTGAAGCTGAACTATCCGGAGCACCCTGCCCTGGCTGATGGCAAGTTCAAGCATCACGTCGAGCCCAGCCAGCCAGAAATGAACTGGATGGAGTCCATGTCGGTCAGCGCCCTGGATGCCGTCACTGCACCGCCGCCACGCACCGCCAAGACTCAAATGGAGCGCCAGATGGATCGTCAGTACCAGGACGCCGTCGCTGCGCTGCCTCGTGAAGTGCGCGTGCACGGCGAAGAGGGTCGCCGCTCGTTCTGGAACCGCGTGACCTTCGGCCTGATCGACTAAGCCCAAAGCCGCAACAAAAAGCCCGCGTCAACGCAGATTGACGCGGGCTTTTTGTTGCGCAGCTGCAAGCTGCGTCAGCGTAAGTTAACTCTCACTTCAGTAAAGCCGCTCTTGCTTGTGGCTTGTGGCTACTCAATCATCCATTGCCCAACCCGAGGTGATCGGATAACGCCGGTCTCGGCCAAAGCCGCGCTGGGTTACCCGCGCACCTACGGCAGCTTGACGCCGCTTGTACTCGTTCAGGTCAACCAGGCGTACCACCCGCTTGACGACATCCTCCTCAAAGCCCGCTGCAATGATGGCGCTGGCCGACAGGTCATGTTCGATATACAGGCGCAGAATCTCATCCAGTTCCGGGTAGGCTGGCAGCGAATCTTCGTCCTTCTGGTCGGGCGCCAGCTCGGCGGAGGGCGGGCGATCTATCACCCGTTGCGGAATCACCGGATCGAGGGTATTGCGGTACTCTGCAAGGCGGAAAACCAGCGTTTTGGGTACATCCTTGAGCACATCAAAGCCGCCGGCCATATCGCCGTACAAGGTTGCGTAACCCACCGCCATCTCGCTCTTGTTACCCGTGGTCAGCACCAGGGCACCGGTCTTGTTTGACAGCGCCATCAGCAGGGTGCCACGGCAACGGGCCTGGAGGTTCTCTTCGGTGGTGTCACGCGGCAGACCGGAAAACACCGGTTCCAGCGTTGCCATGAAGGCTTCTACCATGGCGGCAATGGGCAACACGCGATAGGTCACGTGCTGCGTCCTGGCCTGAGCCTCGGCGTCTTCCAGACTCATCCCCGACGTGTAATGGTACGGCATCATTACCGCTTCAACCCGCTCGGCGCCCAGCGCATCCACTGCGACCGCCAGGGTCAGCGCCGAATCGATACCACCAGACAGCCCTAACACCACACCCTTGAAGCCATTTTTATTGACGTAATCCCGCACGCCGGTAACCAGCGCCTGGTAAACACTCGCTTCCAGCTCCGGCATCGCGGCCAGCCCTCCCTGGCGCAGCTTTACCGCGGCTTCATCGAACAGAACGTCGACCGCGTGCAAACCCTCATCAAAGGCGCCGGCCCTGCAGGCGACGTGCCCGGCGCTACCGACTGCGACCGAGCCACCGTCGAACACCAGCTCATCCTGACCGCCAACCTGGTTGACGTAGATGATCGGCATGCCGCCCTCCTGCGCGCGCTCAGCCAACATGGCTTCACGCTCCTGCTGCTTTTCCATGTGGAACGGCGAGGCGTTCAGATTAAGCATCAAGCGGCCGCCCGCTGCTTTAGCCAGGGCCATGGGCTGCGGGTGCCAGATATCCTCACAGATACTGATCGCCACCGGCAGACCGTCGATTTCCACCACGCACGCGCCCTCACCTTCGGTGAAATAGCGCTTTTCATCAAACACGCGGTAGTTGGGCAATTGCTGTTTGGCGTAAGAAGCGAGCATCTGACCGTCGGCAATCACCGCTGCCATGTTGTAGCACAGGCCATCGCTTTGCCACGGATAACCCACCACCAGGTAGATACCACGCACCTCGTCGCACAGGCGCTGTAACCCACGCGCTACCCTGGCCTGCATGCTGGAGCGCAGGAGCAGGTCTTCGGGTGGATAGCCGCACAGCGACAGCTCGGGAAACACAATCACCCGTGCGCCCAGCTCGTCACGCGCATGTCTGGCGGCTTCGATGATGCGCTCAAGGTTGCCGGGAATATCACCGACCCGCATATTCAGCTGGGCCATCACGACGCGCAAGGTAGCTGCCATCTTTACTCTCCTGACTCATATTGCTGCCTATTGTCCGGCATGCACCGCGGGCTCGCAATCGCCGCGTAGCCGAGGCAGGTGAGTAGCCTATGGCGGCGCTTTGGCTGCGCCGGTCAATGGGCTACACTGGGGCACTTTCATTTCGCATAGCAGTTGTCATGGGCCTGATAAAACTTATTATTCTCGGTGTGCTGGCCTGGTTGGCCCTCACGCTCTGGCGGCGTGCCCAGCTCAACCGGCAACGCAATACCACGACCACTCCCAAGCCAGATCAGGCACCCGTGATGGTTCGCTGCGCGCACTGCCAGGTGCACCTGCCGCAGGATCGGGCGTTGCGCGGCCACGACAGCTGGTATTGCTGCGCGGAGCATCGCGATGTCGAACCTGACTGAGCAACAGCAGATAGACTCGCACCGCCCGCGCATACTGCGCCTGTATAACCTCTATCGCGTCATTCTCGGCTTTGGCCTTACCCTGCTGACCAACGCGGTATTGCGCGACGGCCTGCTGGAACTCAGCAATCCGGCGATCTACGAGAAAGCCAGCTGGATTTACCTGTTCATCAACGTGCTGATTGCCCTGCTGCTGCATCGTGGCCGCCGCGACCTGCATGTGTTTCTGGTCACTTTGGTCGATATCGGCCTGCTTGGCGTGATCTTTTTCGCCGCCGGCGGGGTGGGTAGCGGCTTCGGCAACCTGCTGATCATTCCGGTGGCCATCGGCAATATCCTGCTGCATGGCCGCATTGGTCTGCTGTTGCCGGCACTGGCCAGTATCGGCCTGATCTATCTGACCTTCTTTCTCAGCCTGACTCACCCCTACGTAGGCCAGAGCTACCTGCAAGTGGGTGTGCTGGGCTGTATCTACTTCGCCGTCGCGCTCTTCGTGCAACGTTTCAGCCGGCGACTGTACCTGTCCGAATCCCTGGCACAGCAGCAAGCCGCCAGCCTGGCCAGCCTTGAACAGCTCAATCAGTTGATCATTCAGCGCATGCGCACCGGCATCATCGTGGTGGGCCCGGACAACCGCATCATCACCGGCAACGAAGCCAGCGCGCAGATGCTGGCACGACCCATTCAGGCCGGCCCGGCGCTGGACAAACTGGTGCCGGAGCTGGACCAGCGGCTGCAACAATGGCGCCGCAACCCCTCCACTCGCTCCACCTCGTTCCACAGCCATAGTGGCAGCGCCGAAATACTCGCCAATTTCAAACCCCTTGGCGGCAGTGGCGACAAGACCATCCTGATCTTCCTCGACGACAACACCCAGGTCGCGCAGCAGGCGCAACAGCTCAAACTGGCCTCGCTCGGGCGGCTGACTGCCAGTATTGCCCACGAAATACGCAACCCGCTGGGCGCCATCAGCCATGCCGCCCAGTTGCTCAATGAGTCCGACCAGCTGTGCAAGCAGGATGTGCGGCTGACAGAGATTATTCAGCAACACTCTCAACGCATGAACCGTGTTATTGAAACCGTGCTGGAGCTTTCCCGGCGCCGGCCCAGCGAGCCCCAACTGGTTGATCTGGCGCTCTGGACATCCAGCTTTCTCACCGACTTTCGTGCCGCCAACCCGCCGACCGACATCATCGAGTGCGAGATAGAGAAAGAAGGCATACTCACGCGTATCGACCCCAACCAGATGACCCAGGTACTCAACAACCTCTGCCAGAACGCACTGCGCTACAGTGGCAGCGCCGGCAGCGAGCGAACGATCTACCTGAAGCTCTACGAAGACGGCATCAGCCAATTGCCTACACTGGAAGTCATCGATTATGGTCCCGGCGTGGCAGACGAGCACGTAGGGCATATTTTTGAGCCGTTCTACACCACCGAGGCCAGCGGCACCGGACTGGGCCTGTATATTTCCCGCGAGCTGAGCGAAAGCAACCAGGCGCGCCTGGAATATGAGGCGGCCACACCGACCGGCAGTTGTATGCGCATTACCTTTGCGCATCCAAAACGCTTGGTATGATGAGCGCAAAACACTACCCAAAGGCACGGAGCACCCCTGGCTGACATGAGCAAGCCCACCGTTTTGATCATCGACGACGAGCCCGACATTCTCGAGCTACTGGACATGACGCTCGGGCGAATGGATGTCTGCACCCAGAGCGCGTCCAGCATGGCCGAGGCGCTCGCGTTGCTGCGCAAAAACCACTATGCGCTCTGCCTCACCGATATGCGCCTGCCCGACGGTGACGGCATGAGCATTGTGCGCCATATACAGCAACACAACCCCGACACGCCGGTTGCGATGATCACCGCCTATGGCAGCCTCGACACCGCAATCAATGCGCTCAAGGCCGGTGCCTTCGACTTTCTGACCAAACCGGTTGACCTGCAGCGTTTGCGCGAACTGGTCGGCAGCGCCCTCAAGCTCAATCCACCCGACGACCGACAGAACGAGCCAAGCCAGGACCCGCTACTGGGTATTTCGCCGCCGATCGACCGCCTGCGCCAGCAGATTGCCAAACTGGCACGCAGCCAGGCGCCACTGTATATCAGCGGTGAGTCGGGTAGCGGCAAGGAGCTGGTAGCGCGGCGCATTCATGCGCTCGGCCCCAGAGCAGAGCAAGCCTTCGTCCCGGTAAACTGCGGCGCCATACCCTCAGAGTTGATGGAGAGCGAGTTTTTTGGCCATCGCAAGGGCAGCTTTACCGGTGCCGTGGCCGACAAACCCGGGCTGTTTCAGGCCGCCAACCACGGCACCCTGTTTCTCGACGAGGTAGCCGATCTGCCTATGGCCATGCAGGTCAAGCTGCTGCGCGCCATTCAGGAGAAAGCAGTGCGGCCGCTAGGTACCCAGCAGGAGGAGTCGGTCGACGTCAGACTGCTGTGCGCCACTCATAAGGATCTGGCCAACGAGGTGGCCGAAGGGCGCTTCCGGCAGGATCTGTTCTACCGCATCAACGTGATCGAGCTGCATGTACCACCGCTGCGCGAGCGCCGCGAAGACCTGCCGCTGCTGACCCGCCACATTCTCGGCAAACTGGCAAAACGCAATGGCTTGCCCGTGCCGCAGGTCGCCGAGAAAGGCATGGAACTGCTGTGCAACTACCGCTTCCCCGGTAACGTACGCGAGCTGGAGAACGCACTGGAGCGCGCCTTTACCCTGTGCGAAAACCAGCGTATCGAAGCGGCAGACCTGCATCTGTCGGGCTGCCCCAGTCCCGGCGCAGACGATAATGCCGACTTCAGCCAGATCGACCATCTGGAGGACTTCCTCGACAATATCGAGCGTCAAGCCATTACCCAGGCCCTGGAAGAAACCCGCTGGAACAAGACCGCTGCCGCCAAGCGGCTTGGCCTGACCTTCCGCTCGCTACGCTATCGCCTGAAAAAACTCGGGCTGGATGACTGAGCAGAGCTGATCAGAGCCGTCCAGCAGGCAGGTAGGGTTGCGGATTCAACGCCGGCTCACGCTGCAACACCAGGTCAGCCAAGAGCCGGCATGACGCCGGCGCCAACACCAGCCCGTTACGGTAGTGCCCCGCGTTAAGCCACAGGCCGTCCAACCCCGGTACCGGTCCGATGTAGGGAATACCCTCTGGCGAGCCGGGCCGCAAGCCAGCCCACTGTGCAACCGGCGCCATCGCCGCCAGATCCGGCAACAGCGCCTCGGCCGAATACCGCAGTGACTGCAGCGCCTCCTCTGTGGTGCGTTTATCGTATTGCGCGTGTTCCAGCGTACTACCGATCAGAATATGCCCATCTTTGCGCGGAATCGCATAACGCCCCTCATGCAGCACGACCGACTTCAGCCAGCCAGGCTCACGCTTGTACAGCAACATCTGACCCTTTACCGGTACCACCGGTACCGCTACGCCCGCCTGCGCCAACCAGTCGCCGGTCCAGGCGCCGGTCGCCACGACTACGGCATCAGCGCGGTGCTCGGCGGTGGCCGTGCGCACCCCGGTCACCTGCTGGCCGTCACACAAAAGCGCCAACGCCGGGCTGCGTTCATGCAGCTGAAACTCGGCAAACTGCAACAATCGCGCGCGCAACGCCTGCAGCAGCCGCGGGTTGCGCAGGTTCGCCAGGTCCGCCTGCCACAGGGCACTCTGGTAGCCGCTGGCCAGCTGCGGCACACGCTGATAGATAAAAGGGCTACTTACCTCGCTCAGCGGCTGCTGGTGCGTCTGCGCCCAGGCCCGCGCCTGCGCACGCTCGGCGTGATCCAGCCACAGCAAACCACAGGGTGCTACTTCAGCATCGATGCCGGTCGCCGCCAGCAGCTGCGCTGCCAGGGTTGGATAGAAACCCTGCGACCAGTTTGCCAGCGCGCGCACCGGCTCCTCATATCGCCACGGATACAGCGGTGAAACGATGCCACCCCCCGCCCATGACGCCTCCCGCCCACACTCACCGCGCTCAAGCAGAGTCACCCGACAGCCTGCTTCAAGCAGGTTCAGCGCACTCAGGCACCCCATCACACCACCACCCACCACCACAAAATCCTGCATCAACGCCCCTCAAAGAAATTCATAAGCAGCTCACCCGGCTCGCTACCCGACGCGCAGAGCCTAGCGCGAAATGACGCCAAACCCATTGTGCCGGATCAATTAAACATCGCGCGGCAACCACCGCGGCACGACAGAGAAAGCCCCGACGTCCGCCGAGGGCAGTGGCGGCCCAAGCTGCCTTTGACGCGTAAATTAGCGCTTCTGCAGGGCTAACCTGCCTATTTGGCGTCATTGTCGCCGCTTTGATTCT
This region includes:
- the rluD gene encoding 23S rRNA pseudouridine(1911/1915/1917) synthase RluD, whose product is MSDRILLSAQVSPESGGQRLDQVAAQLFPDHSRSRLQGWIKDGSLLVDGEQKRTRDTVYGGEQLTLDAERELQGDWQPEAIALDILYEDDALLVINKPAGLVVHPAAGHQDGTLLNALLHHAPELAKVPRAGIVHRLDKDTTGLMVVAKTIEAQTDLVAQLQARSVSREYECVVVGVMTAGGKVDQPIARHGSQRQKMAVVAGGKQAISHYRVIQRFRAHTHVKVKLETGRTHQIRVHMSHIYFPLVGDPTYGGRLRIPPGASPELIRELREFPRQALHARRLELLHPVDGRTMQWQVPLPADMQHLLALLKEDGEIAE
- a CDS encoding sensor histidine kinase — translated: MSNLTEQQQIDSHRPRILRLYNLYRVILGFGLTLLTNAVLRDGLLELSNPAIYEKASWIYLFINVLIALLLHRGRRDLHVFLVTLVDIGLLGVIFFAAGGVGSGFGNLLIIPVAIGNILLHGRIGLLLPALASIGLIYLTFFLSLTHPYVGQSYLQVGVLGCIYFAVALFVQRFSRRLYLSESLAQQQAASLASLEQLNQLIIQRMRTGIIVVGPDNRIITGNEASAQMLARPIQAGPALDKLVPELDQRLQQWRRNPSTRSTSFHSHSGSAEILANFKPLGGSGDKTILIFLDDNTQVAQQAQQLKLASLGRLTASIAHEIRNPLGAISHAAQLLNESDQLCKQDVRLTEIIQQHSQRMNRVIETVLELSRRRPSEPQLVDLALWTSSFLTDFRAANPPTDIIECEIEKEGILTRIDPNQMTQVLNNLCQNALRYSGSAGSERTIYLKLYEDGISQLPTLEVIDYGPGVADEHVGHIFEPFYTTEASGTGLGLYISRELSESNQARLEYEAATPTGSCMRITFAHPKRLV
- a CDS encoding NAD+ synthase, with protein sequence MAATLRVVMAQLNMRVGDIPGNLERIIEAARHARDELGARVIVFPELSLCGYPPEDLLLRSSMQARVARGLQRLCDEVRGIYLVVGYPWQSDGLCYNMAAVIADGQMLASYAKQQLPNYRVFDEKRYFTEGEGACVVEIDGLPVAISICEDIWHPQPMALAKAAGGRLMLNLNASPFHMEKQQEREAMLAERAQEGGMPIIYVNQVGGQDELVFDGGSVAVGSAGHVACRAGAFDEGLHAVDVLFDEAAVKLRQGGLAAMPELEASVYQALVTGVRDYVNKNGFKGVVLGLSGGIDSALTLAVAVDALGAERVEAVMMPYHYTSGMSLEDAEAQARTQHVTYRVLPIAAMVEAFMATLEPVFSGLPRDTTEENLQARCRGTLLMALSNKTGALVLTTGNKSEMAVGYATLYGDMAGGFDVLKDVPKTLVFRLAEYRNTLDPVIPQRVIDRPPSAELAPDQKDEDSLPAYPELDEILRLYIEHDLSASAIIAAGFEEDVVKRVVRLVDLNEYKRRQAAVGARVTQRGFGRDRRYPITSGWAMDD
- the pgeF gene encoding peptidoglycan editing factor PgeF; protein product: MSPLWISAEWPAPANVRTCITTRRGGCSQGPWKGFNLGTHVGDEPTHVAANRAELQRVLGCTPAWLNQTHSTLACKANPDQVADADASWTNERQIACTIMTADCLPVLFCNKDGTRVAAAHAGWRGLLEGILELTVSSMGSPGYALMAWLGPAIGPQEFEVGPEVRDAFIAHDAQAQAAFVPSSREGHYLADIYQLARQRLAKAGVTAVYGGGLCTVSEPARYFSYRRDGKTGRFASLIWLS
- a CDS encoding PP0621 family protein; the protein is MGLIKLIILGVLAWLALTLWRRAQLNRQRNTTTTPKPDQAPVMVRCAHCQVHLPQDRALRGHDSWYCCAEHRDVEPD
- a CDS encoding sigma-54-dependent transcriptional regulator, which produces MSKPTVLIIDDEPDILELLDMTLGRMDVCTQSASSMAEALALLRKNHYALCLTDMRLPDGDGMSIVRHIQQHNPDTPVAMITAYGSLDTAINALKAGAFDFLTKPVDLQRLRELVGSALKLNPPDDRQNEPSQDPLLGISPPIDRLRQQIAKLARSQAPLYISGESGSGKELVARRIHALGPRAEQAFVPVNCGAIPSELMESEFFGHRKGSFTGAVADKPGLFQAANHGTLFLDEVADLPMAMQVKLLRAIQEKAVRPLGTQQEESVDVRLLCATHKDLANEVAEGRFRQDLFYRINVIELHVPPLRERREDLPLLTRHILGKLAKRNGLPVPQVAEKGMELLCNYRFPGNVRELENALERAFTLCENQRIEAADLHLSGCPSPGADDNADFSQIDHLEDFLDNIERQAITQALEETRWNKTAAAKRLGLTFRSLRYRLKKLGLDD
- the thiO gene encoding glycine oxidase ThiO; translated protein: MQDFVVVGGGVMGCLSALNLLEAGCRVTLLERGECGREASWAGGGIVSPLYPWRYEEPVRALANWSQGFYPTLAAQLLAATGIDAEVAPCGLLWLDHAERAQARAWAQTHQQPLSEVSSPFIYQRVPQLASGYQSALWQADLANLRNPRLLQALRARLLQFAEFQLHERSPALALLCDGQQVTGVRTATAEHRADAVVVATGAWTGDWLAQAGVAVPVVPVKGQMLLYKREPGWLKSVVLHEGRYAIPRKDGHILIGSTLEHAQYDKRTTEEALQSLRYSAEALLPDLAAMAPVAQWAGLRPGSPEGIPYIGPVPGLDGLWLNAGHYRNGLVLAPASCRLLADLVLQREPALNPQPYLPAGRL
- a CDS encoding outer membrane protein assembly factor BamD, with the translated sequence MSLKHLLLVGLLAFVAACSSNKPVIDESLSESELYRKAQTDLDAENYAPAIETLRALESRYPFGRYADQAQLELIYAYYQNLEAEAATASADRFIRLHPQHPNVDYAYYVRGLASFTRDQGIFERFLPLDMTRRDPGAARDSFNDFAQLINRYPNSQYAPDARKRMVYLRNLLADYDAHVGHYYLKRGAYLAAANRGRYIVENYQQTPAVGNGLALMVAGYDRLAMYDLADSALETLKLNYPEHPALADGKFKHHVEPSQPEMNWMESMSVSALDAVTAPPPRTAKTQMERQMDRQYQDAVAALPREVRVHGEEGRRSFWNRVTFGLID